From Cucurbita pepo subsp. pepo cultivar mu-cu-16 unplaced genomic scaffold, ASM280686v2 Cp4.1_scaffold000655, whole genome shotgun sequence, one genomic window encodes:
- the LOC111785702 gene encoding mavicyanin-like has translation MKTTSLPPLSVLNYMMILSTAIMAAAAVSAAAFEFKVGDEMGWQLPKPNNSEFYSYWASINRFQIGDSLSFEYNNDSVVMVEKWDYYHCNSSDPILSFDNGKGVVKLDRAGAFYFISGFPDHCKNGQRLLVQVLSPPLHDLIGPSPEAYGDDAPSPSSNNAGVSVQIINLAVIIFPMAAVVGLLLF, from the exons ATGAAGACAACAAGCTTACCGCCACTATCTGTTCTTAACTATATGATGATCCTTTCCACTGCAATAATGGCGGCCGCCGCCGTCTCCGCCGCCGCTTTTGAGTTCAAAGTCGGCGACGAGATGGGTTGGCAACTTCCCAAGCCGAACAACTCTGAATTCTACAGTTATTGGGCCTCCATTAACCGATTTCAAATCGGAGATTCTCTAT CTTTTGAATACAACAATGATTCGGTTGTGATGGTTGAAAAATGGGATTATTATCACTGCAATTCAAGTGATCCAATACTGAGTTTCGACAACGGGAAAGGCGTTGTAAAGCTGGACAGGGCAGGCGCCTTTTACTTCATCAGTGGCTTTCCGGATCACTGTAAAAATGGCCAACGCCTCCTCGTTCAAGTCTTGTCGCCGCCGCTGCATGATCTCATCGGCCCTTCGCCTGAAGCTTATGGTGATGATGCTCCTTCGCCGTCGTCCAACAATGCTGGAGTTTCTGTTCAGATCATTAACCTGGCCGTGATCATCTTCCCCATGGCTGCCGTTGTTGGATTGTTGCTGTTCTGA